One genomic region from Bacillus aquiflavi encodes:
- a CDS encoding transporter associated domain-containing protein has product MIGQEIEDETDIEDEVLIYELTDSYMICHGRLLIYRLNEAFKIKLPEDTDILAGFILKELEHIPVEGETFEYHHLHFEILEMDRNKIIKVKIIKKTHS; this is encoded by the coding sequence ATGATTGGCCAGGAAATTGAAGATGAAACAGACATTGAAGATGAAGTATTAATTTATGAATTAACCGATTCATACATGATTTGTCATGGAAGACTGCTCATCTATCGACTAAATGAGGCTTTTAAAATTAAGCTTCCAGAAGATACTGATATTTTAGCTGGCTTCATCTTAAAAGAGCTTGAACATATTCCAGTTGAAGGAGAAACATTTGAATATCATCATCTTCATTTTGAAATTCTTGAAATGGATCGGAATAAAATTATTAAAGTGAAAATAATAAAGAAGACACATTCTTAA
- a CDS encoding CNNM domain-containing protein has product MTAVNKMKVHSRAENDDKKSLKLLKLISKPDQLITSILIGNNIANIMLPTLVTMIAIEYGWNVGVATGILTVVLIVFAEVLPKTIAATFADKIAYIVAPVIRLLIIILKPVTFLISRFSNMVIRLISKGEVQEATLSKEELKTMVDIAYAEGTFRNEETMRIKGAIDFYSMDVRDALKTPRIDMIGIPINSTFEETRNTIMNNRYTRYPIYKGDIDNIVGVFHSKRLLEWSMEPKKKLENFIDKQPLFVVESTAIEKVFKMMLKEKKHLAVVLDEYGGTMGMITH; this is encoded by the coding sequence TTGACTGCTGTGAATAAAATGAAAGTGCATTCACGAGCGGAAAATGATGATAAAAAATCCCTAAAGCTCTTAAAGTTGATTTCTAAACCAGATCAATTAATAACGAGCATTTTAATTGGGAATAACATTGCAAATATTATGCTGCCTACTTTAGTGACAATGATTGCGATCGAGTATGGGTGGAACGTTGGAGTTGCAACTGGAATTTTGACCGTTGTGCTTATTGTTTTTGCTGAAGTGTTACCAAAAACGATTGCTGCAACGTTTGCTGATAAAATTGCCTATATCGTGGCTCCAGTGATTAGATTGTTAATTATCATTTTAAAACCAGTCACCTTTTTAATATCCAGGTTTTCAAACATGGTCATTAGGCTTATTTCAAAAGGTGAAGTTCAAGAAGCTACGCTTTCCAAAGAAGAGTTAAAAACAATGGTTGATATTGCTTATGCTGAAGGAACATTTCGAAATGAAGAAACTATGCGAATTAAAGGAGCAATTGATTTTTACAGTATGGATGTGCGTGATGCACTTAAAACTCCAAGAATTGATATGATTGGTATTCCAATTAATAGTACCTTTGAGGAAACAAGAAATACGATTATGAATAATCGTTATACGAGGTACCCAATTTATAAAGGGGATATTGATAATATCGTTGGGGTATTTCATTCTAAAAGGCTTTTGGAATGGTCTATGGAGCCAAAGAAGAAGTTAGAAAATTTTATTGATAAGCAACCATTGTTTGTTGTGGAATCTACCGCGATTGAAAAGGTTTTTAAAATGATGTTGAAGGAAAAGAAACATTTAGCGGTTGTATTAGATGAGTACGGTGGAACGATGGGAATGATAACGCATTAG
- a CDS encoding NAD(P)H-dependent amine dehydrogenase family protein has translation MSNTLKNIELVVYGLGPIGLEILKKCEEYLPGKVIGAVDIDPNKVGKDIGELTGRTERGIFVVPSIKDVKAKSDQQRIAIHATGSNLKAVWPQMKELLDNGFSVVSTCEQLSYPWSRYPELSKEIDHYASEKGLTVIGSGVNPGYVMDTLVLSLTSVLSDISSIRVSRRVDVKKRRLPLQKKVGVGMAEEEFNSLAKADKIGHVGLEESLRLVAAGLNLELSHVENSILPKVTDKPISLPHFHVKAGEVNGLHQVSKGSTKDGKTIELDLVMATSVSESEDVIEIEGDMRQKLVIPGGVFGDSATASIIINTAKTVAVDTKPGLKTMKDIGLTRNIHL, from the coding sequence ATGTCAAACACATTAAAAAATATTGAGCTTGTTGTTTATGGTTTAGGACCAATTGGTCTAGAAATATTGAAAAAATGCGAAGAATATTTACCGGGAAAAGTGATTGGTGCTGTTGATATTGATCCAAATAAAGTTGGGAAAGATATTGGTGAATTAACCGGCAGAACTGAGCGAGGAATATTTGTCGTTCCTTCAATTAAAGATGTCAAGGCTAAAAGTGATCAACAAAGGATTGCAATTCACGCTACTGGGTCAAATTTAAAAGCAGTATGGCCCCAAATGAAAGAATTATTGGATAATGGATTTTCCGTTGTTTCAACTTGTGAACAGCTTTCATATCCATGGAGTCGCTATCCTGAACTATCAAAGGAAATTGATCATTATGCGTCTGAAAAGGGATTGACTGTTATTGGTTCAGGCGTAAATCCAGGGTATGTGATGGATACGCTCGTTTTAAGTTTAACATCAGTTTTAAGTGACATTTCGTCGATTCGAGTTTCTCGTCGTGTTGATGTGAAAAAACGTCGACTTCCTTTACAAAAGAAAGTTGGGGTCGGAATGGCAGAAGAAGAGTTCAACAGCCTTGCTAAAGCAGATAAAATTGGTCACGTTGGTCTTGAAGAATCGCTGCGTCTCGTTGCTGCTGGTCTGAATTTAGAGCTCTCACATGTTGAAAACTCAATTTTGCCAAAGGTGACAGATAAACCAATTTCTTTACCACATTTTCATGTAAAGGCTGGGGAAGTAAATGGACTTCATCAAGTTTCCAAAGGGTCGACAAAAGATGGAAAAACAATAGAGCTTGATCTTGTAATGGCTACCTCAGTATCTGAGTCTGAGGATGTAATCGAAATAGAAGGTGACATGAGGCAAAAGCTTGTCATTCCAGGTGGCGTTTTTGGCGACTCTGCAACGGCATCGATTATTATTAATACAGCGAAAACAGTTGCAGTTGATACAAAACCAGGTTTAAAAACAATGAAAGATATTGGATTAACGAGGAATATTCATCTGTAA
- a CDS encoding LysR family transcriptional regulator, with the protein MNLLSLRYFIEVAKTLNFTEASKNLHVSQPGISQQINLLEEKLGVKLLYRTTRKVELTEEGRYLFEKTAPSFDQIENTVFNVIDSKTLPHLVKIATIPSAASLYLPIILNQLHIHYPNIEFSIKETTSAHVVELIKNREYHLGFIRTPVNFESNEQEGIKYLELKRSPIRAVVSSDHRLASREKIKLKELSDDFFLHYDSIQSPALHQLLQTACATAGFIPKTICSGSELLTIAYLVSNNFGVTLMPVDMFKLIDFIDVKSLELEDIYLESSISAVWEDSPYIRLNKKHIVKLLANLKLNL; encoded by the coding sequence ATGAACTTACTATCTTTACGTTATTTTATTGAAGTAGCTAAAACATTAAATTTTACAGAAGCCTCCAAAAACTTACACGTATCTCAACCTGGTATTAGTCAACAGATCAATTTACTAGAGGAAAAGCTTGGAGTGAAACTTCTTTATCGGACAACGAGAAAGGTCGAGCTCACTGAAGAAGGTAGATACTTGTTTGAGAAAACTGCTCCTTCGTTTGATCAAATTGAAAATACAGTATTTAATGTGATCGATTCGAAGACGCTGCCCCATTTAGTGAAGATTGCAACTATTCCCTCGGCAGCTAGTCTCTATTTACCGATTATTTTAAATCAACTTCATATCCATTATCCAAATATTGAATTTAGCATAAAAGAGACGACTTCTGCTCATGTAGTAGAGTTAATTAAAAATAGAGAATATCATCTTGGTTTCATAAGGACGCCAGTAAATTTTGAGTCGAATGAACAAGAGGGGATCAAATATTTAGAATTGAAACGCTCTCCAATTCGAGCAGTTGTCTCTTCTGATCATAGGCTTGCTTCACGAGAGAAGATCAAGTTAAAAGAATTAAGTGATGATTTTTTTTTACATTATGATTCAATTCAATCTCCAGCTCTCCATCAGTTACTCCAAACAGCTTGTGCAACAGCCGGCTTTATTCCAAAAACGATATGCAGCGGTTCTGAATTATTGACTATTGCTTACCTCGTCTCTAACAATTTTGGTGTAACGCTTATGCCGGTGGACATGTTTAAACTAATTGATTTTATTGATGTGAAAAGTTTGGAACTTGAAGATATTTATTTAGAAAGCTCAATTTCTGCGGTTTGGGAAGACAGTCCTTACATTCGATTAAATAAAAAACACATTGTAAAATTACTTGCTAATTTAAAACTGAATTTATAA
- a CDS encoding diaminopimelate dehydrogenase, which yields MGKQIRIGIVGYGNLGRGVEAAIKQNSDMELVAVFSRRSPESVNVIDKNVKVIHISEAERYQADIDVMILCGGSARDLPEQGPAFARLFNTVDSFDTHAKIPAYYELVNEVANMSGKTSIISVGWDPGLFSINRMMSASILPKGETYTFWGKGLSQGHSDAIRRVEGVKGGVQYTIPSETAIDRVRSGENPSLSTSEKHKRECYVVAEEGADKAKIERDIKTMPNYFADYETTVHFITESELKENHSKMPHGGFVIHSGTTGEGNNQIIEFSLKLNSNPEFTASVLTAYARAAYRLNKEGQTGAKTVFDIAPGYLSPKSAADLRRDLL from the coding sequence ATGGGGAAGCAAATAAGAATCGGAATTGTTGGTTACGGCAATTTAGGCAGAGGTGTTGAAGCAGCAATAAAACAAAATTCAGATATGGAGCTTGTAGCTGTCTTTTCACGGCGAAGTCCTGAAAGTGTAAATGTAATTGATAAAAATGTAAAGGTCATACATATTTCAGAAGCTGAACGTTACCAAGCAGATATTGATGTAATGATTTTGTGTGGAGGTTCAGCTCGGGATCTTCCAGAGCAGGGTCCTGCTTTTGCAAGATTATTTAATACGGTTGATAGTTTTGACACTCATGCAAAAATTCCGGCCTATTATGAGTTAGTTAACGAAGTAGCTAACATGAGCGGAAAAACGAGTATTATTTCAGTTGGCTGGGACCCTGGGTTATTTTCAATTAATCGAATGATGTCTGCATCCATTTTACCTAAAGGAGAAACATATACATTTTGGGGAAAAGGTTTAAGCCAAGGGCATTCCGATGCGATTCGCAGAGTAGAAGGGGTAAAGGGAGGCGTACAATATACGATTCCTTCTGAAACAGCGATTGATAGAGTAAGAAGCGGAGAAAATCCTTCATTGTCTACAAGTGAGAAACATAAAAGAGAATGTTATGTCGTTGCTGAAGAAGGGGCCGATAAAGCCAAAATAGAGCGGGATATAAAAACAATGCCGAACTATTTTGCAGATTATGAGACAACTGTACATTTTATTACAGAGTCAGAACTGAAAGAAAATCATTCAAAAATGCCTCACGGTGGCTTTGTTATTCATAGCGGTACAACAGGCGAAGGCAATAATCAAATTATAGAGTTTTCTTTAAAATTAAATAGTAATCCGGAATTTACAGCAAGTGTTTTAACAGCATATGCGCGTGCTGCTTATCGTTTAAATAAGGAAGGTCAAACAGGCGCGAAAACTGTGTTTGATATTGCACCTGGATATTTATCACCAAAATCAGCCGCAGATTTAAGAAGAGATTTATTATAA
- a CDS encoding ABC transporter ATP-binding protein gives MTHIIKTYGLTKIYDHKEVVSQVNMNVKKGEIYGFIGPNGAGKTTVMKMLINLIKPTSGEIEIFDKRLTNTSYELLKRMGTIIEYPIFYDKLTANENLQLHCEYMGYYDKKAINQALELVNLKNIENKQVKDFSLGMKQRLGIARAITTKPELLILDEPINGLDPLGIKEMRDLFKVLCKEYEMTILVSSHILGELEQIVDTVGIIRNGRLIKEVSMSSIHSMHSEYIEVVVDNVKNASFLLEHELKLTNFKIIDKRKIHIFEPHITQQELSRVLIVNEVAIDGISKKTTSLEDYFFELMNGGEAR, from the coding sequence ATGACTCATATTATAAAAACGTACGGACTGACAAAAATCTATGATCATAAAGAAGTCGTTTCGCAAGTTAATATGAATGTAAAGAAAGGAGAAATATATGGATTTATCGGGCCAAATGGAGCAGGGAAAACAACAGTAATGAAAATGTTAATTAATTTAATCAAACCAACAAGTGGTGAGATTGAAATTTTTGATAAAAGATTAACAAATACATCGTATGAATTGTTAAAAAGAATGGGAACGATTATTGAATACCCAATTTTTTATGATAAGCTGACAGCAAATGAAAATTTACAGCTTCATTGCGAATATATGGGTTATTACGATAAAAAGGCAATTAATCAAGCATTAGAGCTAGTAAATTTAAAAAATATTGAAAATAAGCAAGTGAAAGATTTTTCTCTTGGCATGAAACAAAGACTAGGAATTGCACGAGCGATTACAACAAAGCCAGAATTATTAATATTAGATGAACCAATTAACGGTCTCGATCCTCTTGGCATAAAAGAAATGAGAGATTTATTTAAAGTTTTATGCAAAGAATATGAAATGACTATTTTAGTTTCAAGCCATATTTTAGGAGAGTTAGAGCAAATAGTAGATACAGTAGGAATCATTAGAAATGGAAGATTAATAAAAGAAGTTTCAATGAGTAGTATTCATAGTATGCATTCAGAATATATTGAAGTTGTTGTAGACAATGTAAAAAATGCATCCTTTTTACTTGAGCATGAGCTTAAACTTACAAACTTTAAAATCATTGACAAACGAAAAATACACATTTTCGAACCACATATTACACAACAGGAACTATCTAGAGTGCTTATTGTTAACGAAGTTGCTATTGATGGAATTAGCAAAAAAACCACTTCCCTCGAAGATTATTTTTTCGAGTTAATGAATGGGGGAGAGGCTAGATGA
- a CDS encoding beta-propeller domain-containing protein, with protein sequence MRKKLVISGVCFLFVLAAVLYSKSQLKVVSGVVANSDDTPIVLAHKVWKITFSEKMDQSILKDDLIYVTNDKGKKQNVALSLSDDGKTIMIQPPKDGYAVDTEYTLYLDKDIKSAHGKKLKSKKEFLFLVQQNIPVIGSKKNLRNYFSKVIEYQKETAKFFGSEEEISQEISDSTDQANNQDVSETNIQVQGVDEADIVKTDGTHIFKVQDGKVNIIKAVPANEMNVLASISFKDVFSPEQLFLHENQLIVIGHSQTANEPQNKKQGKEIMIAPIYHSVKAIIYDVKDPKNPKQIREVEVEGSIVAARKTDGVVYLIANHIPDLFWALEEKRDIDLRPKFSDTAVSSDIQAVDYDQIQYFPDSNEGNYTIIAAVDLENQQKEASITTYLGSGEEIYMSKNSLYLAVRNDINPTKEEVVVDSNTNIYKFSVNGLNVALQSSTEVEGTVLNQFSMDEYNGYFRIATTKGNAWEDKRPSANNLYILDENLAQVGQLKDLARGERIYSARFMNDRIYIVTFKETDPLFVIDASDPKTPKVLGELKIPGFSNYLHPYDENHLIGFGHDTKIISEKGAQPFIRTNGVKISLFDISDVSNPKEKFTEVIGGSGTSSPLNYDHKALLYHKNKNLFAFPISVYQDVEGKQFDQSFEFQGAYVYNIDLQNGFTLKNKITHTKENAQYEEWENSIDRLVYIGDYLYALSPAKITVHDLKSNQQVGELPIH encoded by the coding sequence ATGAGAAAAAAGCTTGTCATTAGCGGAGTGTGCTTTTTATTCGTCTTAGCAGCGGTACTTTATTCCAAGTCACAATTAAAAGTTGTAAGCGGTGTGGTGGCGAATAGTGATGATACACCAATTGTACTTGCTCATAAAGTATGGAAAATTACATTCTCCGAGAAAATGGATCAATCTATTTTAAAAGATGATCTAATCTACGTAACGAATGATAAAGGAAAAAAACAAAATGTTGCTCTTTCTTTAAGTGATGATGGAAAAACAATTATGATTCAACCACCTAAAGATGGATACGCCGTAGACACAGAGTATACACTTTATTTGGACAAAGACATCAAATCAGCCCACGGTAAAAAGTTAAAATCGAAGAAAGAGTTTTTGTTTCTTGTCCAGCAAAACATACCAGTTATCGGTTCAAAAAAAAATTTACGTAATTATTTTTCAAAGGTGATAGAGTATCAAAAAGAAACGGCAAAGTTTTTTGGAAGTGAGGAAGAAATATCACAAGAAATCAGCGATAGTACAGATCAAGCTAACAATCAAGACGTATCCGAAACAAATATACAAGTTCAAGGAGTAGATGAGGCAGATATTGTTAAAACTGACGGAACACATATTTTTAAGGTGCAGGACGGCAAAGTAAATATTATTAAAGCAGTTCCGGCAAATGAAATGAACGTTTTAGCCAGTATTTCTTTTAAGGATGTATTTTCACCTGAACAATTATTTTTACATGAAAACCAATTAATCGTAATAGGACATAGCCAAACGGCAAATGAACCGCAAAATAAAAAACAGGGGAAAGAAATAATGATTGCACCAATTTATCATTCGGTTAAGGCGATTATTTACGATGTGAAAGATCCGAAAAACCCTAAACAGATTCGAGAAGTTGAAGTAGAAGGTTCAATTGTTGCAGCACGTAAAACGGATGGAGTCGTTTATTTAATAGCAAATCATATCCCTGATTTGTTTTGGGCATTAGAAGAGAAACGAGATATAGATCTGCGACCGAAGTTTTCAGATACAGCAGTTAGTTCTGATATCCAAGCTGTTGATTATGACCAAATTCAATATTTTCCCGATTCCAATGAAGGGAACTATACAATCATTGCAGCTGTGGATCTTGAAAATCAGCAAAAAGAAGCGAGCATCACGACATATTTAGGAAGTGGGGAAGAAATTTATATGTCGAAGAACAGCCTTTATCTAGCGGTGAGAAACGATATCAATCCAACGAAGGAGGAGGTTGTTGTTGATTCGAATACAAATATTTATAAATTCTCAGTTAACGGTTTGAATGTTGCTTTACAAAGCTCAACTGAAGTGGAAGGCACTGTTTTGAACCAATTTTCTATGGATGAATATAACGGTTACTTTCGAATTGCAACGACAAAAGGGAATGCTTGGGAAGATAAACGTCCTTCTGCTAATAATCTCTATATATTAGATGAAAATTTAGCTCAAGTTGGTCAACTTAAGGACCTTGCACGTGGGGAGCGTATTTATTCAGCTCGATTTATGAACGACCGCATTTATATTGTAACTTTTAAAGAAACAGATCCATTGTTTGTCATTGATGCGAGTGATCCGAAAACTCCCAAGGTGCTTGGCGAGCTAAAAATCCCTGGATTTAGTAATTATCTACATCCTTATGACGAAAATCATTTAATTGGCTTTGGTCATGACACAAAAATAATTTCTGAAAAAGGGGCTCAACCTTTTATTAGGACAAATGGAGTAAAAATATCGCTGTTTGATATAAGTGATGTCTCAAATCCAAAGGAAAAATTTACAGAAGTGATTGGTGGAAGCGGAACATCTTCACCATTGAATTATGATCATAAAGCATTACTTTATCATAAAAATAAAAACCTTTTTGCGTTTCCTATTTCGGTTTATCAGGATGTAGAAGGAAAACAATTTGATCAGTCGTTTGAGTTTCAAGGAGCATATGTTTATAACATAGATTTACAAAATGGGTTTACACTAAAAAATAAAATTACCCATACGAAAGAGAATGCTCAATATGAGGAATGGGAAAATAGTATTGATCGACTTGTATATATAGGGGATTATTTATACGCTTTATCACCGGCAAAGATAACAGTGCACGATTTGAAAAGTAACCAACAAGTGGGTGAGCTTCCTATACATTAA